One part of the Coffea eugenioides isolate CCC68of unplaced genomic scaffold, Ceug_1.0 ScVebR1_2650;HRSCAF=3718, whole genome shotgun sequence genome encodes these proteins:
- the LOC113757047 gene encoding protein SCARECROW 1-like, with amino-acid sequence MSVLEIQGGEDDEFLSLRLTSATDSCSQKIKHKRKRREADLVRWDLNESSEGKIFCLLEMREQMFNQKKDGGVEDGKGLHLIHSLLISASSVDENDIESAVDNLCDLYQNVCLSGDSLQRVAAYFADGLVARLLTRKSPFYDMIMKTPTPEEEFLAFTEFYKVSPFYQFAHFTANQSIIETFEKEEPNNSRVLHVIDFDISYGFQWPSLIQSLSEIATANKRVSLKITGFGRSMEELQETETRLVSFAKSFRSLNFEFQGLLRGSMLGSLRRKKSETVVVNLVLHLNTLNNVSKISETLKCVNLINPSIVVMVEHEGSRTPQNFLSRFMESLHYFAAMFDSLDDCLPVDSANRLSIEKNHLGKEIKSVMNYDKDHVNISPRYERMETWKGRMESHGFSGAKLSSRSLIQAKLLLKIRSHCSPIQFDGGNGGFRIFEKADGKAISLGWQDRCLITASAWHCVQ; translated from the coding sequence ATGTCTGTTCTTGAAATTCAAGGTGGAGAAGATGATGAGTTTTTGAGTCTGAGACTTACAAGTGCGACGGATTCATGTAGCCAAAAGATCAAGCACAAAAGGAAGAGAAGAGAAGCTGATTTAGTGCGCTGGGATTTGAATGAAAGCAGTGAAGGCAAAATTTTTTGCCTTCTTGAAATGAGAGAACAGATGTTCAACCAAAAGAAAGATGGAGGGGTTGAAGACGGCAAAGGCCTGCATCTGATTCACTCTTTGCTTATATCTGCAAGTTCAGTTGATGAGAATGACATCGAATCAGCTGTAGACAACCTATGTGATTTGTACCAGAACGTGTGCCTCTCTGGAGATTCCCTCCAAAGGGTTGCTGCTTATTTTGCTGATGGATTGGTTGCAAGGCTTCTCACTCGAAAATCGCCTTTCTACGACATGATAATGAAGACTCCAACACCTGAAGAAGAATTCTTAGCTTTCACAGAATTTTATAAGGTATCCCCGTTTTATCAGTTTGCTCATTTCACGGCTAACCAATCTATCATTGAAACCTTTGAGAAAGAAGAACCAAACAACAGTCGGGTGTTGCATGTCATTGATTTTGACATATCTTACGGATTCCAGTGGCCTTCTCTTATACAATCTCTTTCAGAGATTGCAACGGCTAACAAACGAGTATCGTTGAAAATCACTGGCTTTGGAAGAAGCATGGAGGAACTACAAGAAACTGAAACAAGGCTAGTCAGCTTTGCTAAGAGTTTTCGTAGCTTGAATTTTGAATTCCAAGGATTGTTGAGAGGATCCATGCTGGGAAGTTTAAGGAGAAAGAAAAGTGAAACTGTCGTGGTAAACTTAGTTTTGCATCTGAATACTCTAAACAATGTCTCCAAAATATCTGAAACATTGAAATGTGTAAATTTGATTAATCCTTCTATTGTGGTAATGGTGGAGCATGAAGGGAGTCGAACCCCTCAAAATTTCTTGTCGCGGTTCATGGAATCCTTGCATTATTTTGCGGCCATGTTTGATTCATTGGATGATTGCCTACCAGTTGATAGTGCTAACAGATTGAGCATTGAGAAGAATCACCTTGGGAAAGAGATTAAAAGTGTAATGAACTATGATAAGGATCATGTGAACATTAGTCCAAGATATGAGAGGATGGAAACTTGGAAGGGGAGAATGGAGAGTCATGGATTTAGTGGAGCTAAATTGAGTTCCAGGTCTCTGATTCAAGCAAAATTACTTCTGAAAATCAGAAGCCACTGTTCTCCAATCCAATTTGATGGTGGAAATGGTGGATTCCGAATTTTTGAAAAGGCTGATGGTAAAGCTATTTCTCTAGGTTGGCAAGATAGGTGCTTGATAACAGCCTCTGCATGGCACTGTGTACAATAG